The Muntiacus reevesi chromosome 5, mMunRee1.1, whole genome shotgun sequence genome segment CACGTCTGATAATAAGTGCAGCCATGTTTCCCATTTACAATTCTAGTTTTCTTTCCACTATTTCATGCAGAAAAACATTAGGATCCTCAGCAAAATAGCGAAAAACTACCACCAGCTGCAGAGATGAAGAAATGAGCTTTACAAATATCAAGTTAATCCATTCCGTAACTCTGCttgagaaaaaaatcactgacccatttttttcagtcttattgaggtacaattgacaaataaaagatgtatatatgtaaaatatgcaaCATGATGTtttgatgtatgtatacattgtgCAATGGTTATCataatcaagctaattaacatatccatcaccttacATAGTTACATTCTTtctggtggtagtgatggtgagAACATTTTGAATCTTCTTTCTTAGCCAATTTCAAGGATATATgacagtattattaactttagtcaCTATGCTATCCATTAGATCTCCACAGCTTTTACTTTCTGAATAACTAAAACTTTGTAAacttttgaccaacatctccccaatTTTTCCAACTTCTCTCCCTGTTCTACTCTTACTCTTTGCTTTCAGGAGTTCAACTGTTGATTTACaaataagtgagatcatgcaatATTTATTTTCCATGCATAGCTTATTTCAATCAATAACATCCTTAGATTCATCTGTCAGGCGAGTGtgtgctcctcggttctttgtctcgtcacaacaaaaatttggagtgacggacattaaagcctcttggcgggtcacagctctcggaggacagaccgtgttatagctcttaaataaattaGTGTTACAGCtcaatttatttagataatagcaggaaaatccatcttcgaggcgtgaggacacgtcgatccaaagacgcgaagagaagagcgccccatcgcgcgggagagagagagagaagagggctttgtctcctctttttatatgtttctctgtccccgGGCCTGTCTGATGTAAATTGGGCcggccaggagtgttgtttgttttacctgaggttctcactccggtcctctcagaccttcctttgttctattttcgcgggcttttcccttccaggtcttttagccaccaccattctggactccttttccctattctaccTACCTAACAcatccatgttgtaacaaatggcagaatttccttcttctatggctgaatagtattccattgtatgtgcatctcatattttctttatccgcTGATGGAGGTTTGGTGCTGGAGAACTATGATCCTGAGAGACCTTTTAGCATTATATTTGTTTGATTGATATTTGATAACACATGCAATGATAATCAGAGTTCtatctggcttccctgatagctcagttggtaaagaatcctcctgcaatgcagcagaccctggttcgattcctgggttgggaagatcccctggagaagggataggctacccactccaatgttcttgggcttcccttgtggctcagctggtaaagaatctgcccggaatgcgggggacctgggttcgatccttgggttgggaagatcccttggagaagggaaaggttacccactccagtattctgccctggagaattccatggactagtccatggggttgcaaagagtcagacatgactgagcaactttcattttcactattcCATCTTATAGTTCCCTGAGTGTATTTTCAAAACTGGGAGATCTTTAGTATGCTcctagaaagagagagaaagaagactttTCTTTCTAAACACTGTGTGACCACTGTATGctttagactctggagaaaaATTGGTTAAGATGAAACTTCTCTGAATTACCAAAACTAATTCTTTTTGCATATGTAGTTAAAGAAAACTGgtttgataaaatattaaaagcttgAATTTAGCTAAGTAAGTTTAGCTTATTCCAactattatttttggttttgcatTTGCCAGGTGAATAGCCATGACACATATGGTCATGATTCCCTGTCTTTCCATTTTCCTATTGTTTGTTGTTAAAAAGAGGGATCTTTGTTGgaaaaaagttgagaaaattGTTGGACTTCACACTTATTTTTGTCCTGCAGGAATTATATTTTGCTCTTTGTGTATTTGCTTACATTTGTCTTATGCATAAGTGTGCTGGGTATGAGAAACTCAGATTTGTTTCCTAAACGTAGCCCTTGAGATGCATTCTCCAGATTGGACCAATTACAGTTATAATATTGCTGAGTTAACTTGTAAATGAATTCTATTTAATTGACTTAAAAGTAAGCACTTACAGATTAAATGTTTCCTAATATTTAGAACATTGGCCAAAATGAATTTCAGGTACTTGTGATCTGGAAAATATTCAGTAATGAATTAATATCTGGTATTGAAGCTGACTAAAGCTTGTTGGATTGATAAGTATAATGTATCTGTTGTATCTAGGTTTATTAGAAAACAGGTAAGATCTAATATCTGTTGCAAATTTGTCAGCAAGGAATATAACTTGAAATGTGCTGGTGGTTGCCACCTCCGAAGGGATGCTCGACAGGATTCATGGCCACACCCCGCACCCGCGGCCAGCAGTTCCTCTTTGCCTTGTACTTGTGGTAGGCACGGCCGGCCTTCAGAATGGGCTTGTCAATGCGGCCACCTCCTGCCACCACACCGACCACAGCTCTGTTGGCAGAGGAGATGACCTTTTTGGAGCCCGAAGGCAGCTTCACTCGCGTCTTCTTTGTCTCAGGGTTGTGGGAGATGACTGTAGCATAGTTTCCGGAGGCTCTTGCCAGCTTGCCTCGGTCACCAGGCTTCTCCTCCAGACAACACACGATGGTGCCCTCAGGCATGGTGCCCACTGGGAGCACATTGCCGATGTTGAGCTGGGCCTTTTTGCCGCAGTACACAAACTGGCCGGTGTGGACTCCCTCAGCAGCAATGAACAGCTCTGTCCGCTTCTTAAAACGGTACGGATCGCGGAAAACCACTTTTGCAAGGGGCGCTCCGCGGCCCGGATCGTGGATGATGTCCTTCACGATGCCCTTGATATATCCATGTCGCTCGGCGAAATCCACGGCGCGCAGGCGCGCGGCGCCTTTTCTGTGCTTCACATGTGCGCGGAACACGGAGCCGGCGCCCTTCCTCTGCCCACGTATCACGCGGCCCATGGCGGCGGTCTGCTGCAGAGCAAGTAGCCTCTCCAGATTTTGATAACTTGAAACTGAATGAAGTTAAATGGCAAGAATTCATTGACTGTCTGGGTCATTTTAAATAGGATAAAATATTGGGACATTGAATATTGGGAAAATCTAAGTTTACCTGCATTTGTCTTTTTAGGAGAGGAAAGCTAAAGTATAAGTTTCCAATGAGAAATGCGGGTACGATAGATCACAGTTATTTGCCCCTTGGTTTTCactaaaaattaagatttttaagaatTGAGGAtactaatataataaaaaaatgcaGAGTGCAATAGGAAATTATGATATATGTTTTGTGTAAAACAATGAGTTTGTTTGCATGGTCAGGCTGAAATTAAACTTGGATAAATGCATTTTATTGTTAAAAGTAGGCTGGTACTATACTACGTTTGGTTCCTTTCAGCTAAGGAAGCAAGTTTACTTAGAATACTGCTTTTGATAACAGGTTATATGAACTTCCTTGCCTTTAAGTGATCTGTATTTGTTTTTGATATCTCTTCTCTCTTTGGATAAGAGATACATATTGTCTTTCAGTGACCCATAATCTTATTTGAccaaatattttgaaactttttgtAAAACTTCCcaaatatcaaattttaattaaagttctTTTGCCCTCCAGCTATCTTTGGGGCACTTTAGAGGGCCCCTGAGTCATCTCAGAGAGGACTATTTAACCAGTATTATTTGGTATGTTGAATTATATAACAGGCAttgtcaaatgagtaataaattatTACTTCTTAGATTATACTATATGGAAAAATGTTAGATAGATACTATAgatattctaaaaattaaaatgcaggtATGTCCTGATATAATATATTGGTCATAATTCTGGTTATATCATAACAAATTGATTAAGCTTCTTTGTCAACATATTGTGGTCAAATCTTTAACCATGGCTTTTTAAGTCTTTGATAGGCATTTAAGCTGATACTTTTGTAAAAGTGCTTTACCTTCAAGAAGATTCACAGGAAAGACCTTTTGACAAGTATAGGTCTGTAATAAATCTCAGATTATTGCACTGAACTggtaagaaatttaaaatcttaTGGAGAAACCGATGGCTTTATAGAGTTATTAAAATAATTGGTTACTGAGTAAACTGGTGAATATGGTTATAATGTTTGTGGAATTTTACTGTGTTCTCCAGATAtagggaagcccttcctttcaAGTTAGTCATGGCTTACAGACATTTGGTAAATTTTACCTCTATGaataaaattaaactatttttcttttctctttgactGGTCCCTCTAGAAACTGGAGGCCCTCAGGTAGACTTATCAGGTGAATGGAAAAGACTGTCTCCTGGCACGTACAGGAATCTTGATATTTTGGGGACCAAGAAGTCCACTGAGGCAGAGTCTGATGGCAGGCCTTTGGGGTGGATTTCCTGACCCTGAGAGACATTTTGGGAATTCAGTCTGTAACTCCTGAGGAGTTCCACCAAAACTAGTTTGGAGGAGGCTGTGTAGTCAATTGATcagatttattttacaaataaattagtTTAGATAttggggggtgggtgtgtgtgtgtgtaagaacacTGCGTGCTTTAAGTCCATTGCTGAAATCACATGTATAATGCTTATGTAAAGATTGGGTGTAAATGACAAAATGTATGGCCTATATAAATAACTATATAGTGTTTCCCACTAGCATACCTCTGAGGGTATTCACAATATCTGATCAGTTTTCCCCCAACGTAAATATCTATGCACATATAAAGGAGACTTGGCACCCAGGAACATGGTCTAGACTCAGAACAAGCAGCTCAATCACTTTGGTATCAAGGGACATGTTTTGGTTTGTTGAAGTATTTAcaattaaaaagggaaatgatGGAGAAGCCTACTCTTATTTTAAAGCATGAGGAAGTTGTTCTGGCTGATACATAATTTAACTTTACATAACTTTACAGACCAGAGTGACCTGTTTTGTGGCGTTTCAGACATGCATTATACATCTGCCTTGGCTATGGAGGATaaaaatacatttgagtcagaAATGGAATCTCCTTGGTTCAGACATCCAAGGTAAAATGAGGCAGCCATTATGGATGTGATTTCAGACACATTTCTGTATTTCTGAGCACTTGGATTTTCTGAGCTGTGTCATACCTGGGCAGGATGCCACTAGCCATTCTCAAAGCAGTGTCTGTTGGGAGATGGTTGTTGCAGCCTTATGACCTCATGGTCTCCTCTGTTAACTATGAAACTTTTAGGCAGTAAAATTGCTTTAGATCAGATGTTAACAGATAAAAGGAGACACATAGTGGCcaatgggcttccttgatggctcagtgggtaaagaatccacctgcaaagcaggatgcatgtgggtttgatccctgggttgggaagatcccctggaggagggcatggcaacccgctcctggAGGCTGAGGAGTTTCAAGGAAAGCGAGCGGGCGATTGTAACAGGGGCCAGGCCCGTGCAGAAATTGACTCAGTGTGGTTAGCGAGAGACTGTTATCGCGAGACGAGACTCGGAGGTTAGAGGTCCCGCCCCGCCAATGGGGAGCCGGGTGGGCGGGGTCCTCGGGGTGAGGAGTGCAGTGAGAGAGGTTGTGGCCTGCCCCCAGGGGCCCTCTAGGCCGGCGGGAAGGCCGCAGAGAGGCAGAGGGCTGAGGCCTGCAGAGCTCCACCCAGAGCTCTCCTCTCGGCCATAGGGCCCCGGTTTTAAAGCGCAGCGACCTTTCCCCGCCTCCACTTCCACGACCTGAGGGCGGCGGCTTCTCCATGGGTCGCAGGCCACAGAGCCCTTGGCAACCAGAGTATACGGACACTGCCGTGAAGGTAACAGCTTCAACCAACCTCAGTGTCTCTGTCCAAATTTCAAAGATTGGTACAGTTTAGGTCAGTTGTGTACACCTGAAAACGTGAAcgtcgctcagacatgtccgactctctgtgaccccatggactgtacagtccctggaattctccaggccagaatacggcagtgggtggccttttccttctccaggggatcttcccaggggccgaaacccaggtctcccacatttcaggcagattctttaccatctgagccacaagggacgcccGTGGAGGAGGTGGCTAGAATTCAGGCTTCAGTTGCAAGGACATGGCACCGCATTATTTCAGGCCCATCTCTCTGGTCCGGGCTATTCTCAAGGAAGAGCAGTTGTTGCGAGCTGGGTATTAACCTGATTTACATTTGCTACACTTACTCCTGTTGACCCAGTAAATTCTCTCCAGTTTAAATAAACCATCTGAGGGCTGGCTGCGTCCTGGGCATCTGACTTCCTCAGTGATGACGGCTGGGCAGGGTCTGGAGCCCTGGGTACCGCCAGCTGAGATCCGCCTGCTCAGCCAGGCCTTGGCACTAGAGAGAGGACCCAGCCTGCATGCTGGACGAACACTCCCAGGCAGGGTGACCAGCCAGCACAGGGTCCCCCTCCTCTTAGCCAGGGCCTGAACCTCAGACAAGtagactgtttccattttttggttactataaatagtgctacagtgaacatggaAGTGTGAATATCTCATCAAgatactgattttatttcctttggacttGTACCAAAGCAGGATTGTTGGATCACATGtagttcttttcttaattttttgaggaacttccatccTGTTTCCCATAATGATTTCATCAACAGAGCACAAGGGTTTCCATTTTTTTAGCCACAACCTCACCAAGTCTTGCTCTTTTGTTTTTGGATAACAGCTATCCCAACATGTGTAAGGTACtcactcactgtggttttgattttcatttctctgatgatgagtgatgttgagcagcttttcctataattgttggccatttgtatatcttgttttgagaaatgtctattcaggtcctttgcccattttgtgAATCAAGTTATTTGGaggttttttgctattgagtagTTGAGTTCCATGTGTGTTTTGAGCATTgactccttatcagatacatggtttGCGAATGTTCTCGTTCATTCTCTAGATTGTCCCTTCACTCGGTTGATTGCTTCCTTTGATGTGCAGAAATGTTCTCCCCATTCTGTAAGTAAGCATTCATAGCAAACTCTGCAGTATTGTGAACTTAGCATTTGAAACTGGGCTTATATGATGTACTTTCCATGAATAAAACGGTACACAATCAGGTGTAAGAATCAGTGTCACAGAAGGGGAAGAAATATTCCAAGAGAATTCTCCTTTGGCCATTCTGAGATATTctgattgatttacagtgttatttgTGTGGATATTAGCTGGCTGACAGATCAGAGATTGTGTTTGATCTTGGGATTACAAAGACGAGAAAATACACAGTTCCTGTCCCTGTTAAGGttacatctaaaaataaaacaaaaacatgcatAAATTATGCCCTATAAAAGATACATGGTACAGATGTACAGTCTGTAAAAGAACAGACTAGAAGTCTTATTTACATAAGTGGGTCAGAGTGAGTCTGGTTTAAAGTGACATTAGAGTTCAGATGTAAAAACTGTGTTTAAGTTAGCCAGACAGAGATTGGAGCAAAAGTGTTCTAGGCAAAGAAAATCATGTACACATAGGCCCTTAGAAGACAAGGAAGAgaatagttacccactccagcattcttgcctgaagaatctcatggactgaggagcctggtgggcagaagtccatggggtcgcaaagagtcagacactaatttgtatggcaaaaaccactagaatattgtaaagtaattagcctccaactaatataaataaatgaaaaaaaaaaaaaagagtcagacattactgagcgactgagcacaagaaCTCAAGGCTTGGAATTTTCAAATAACTGTATTCCCTAAAGTAGGCCTCAAATATGATGATCATGGAAGAGATAAGACATATAAAAAGAGACTAGATTATGTATGACCTTTCAAAATCAgtgagtttaaaatttttcctgtcaacagcaaaaaaatcacagaagcaaggtgaaaagaggaaTTACAGTAAAGGATGTAGGTCATGGCCAGTTTATTTAAACATTGTAAGGgcttcatttctttatttgtaaaaatcaaatgacatctgtgtttatttcattgcattattaaaagcaaataatataGGAAATGTTTATAGAATTGTACTTACCACATAATCAtaattattttagatattttataataagagaatattattttatgtttattgaaGAGTTTAATTTTAGTGGTGATTGATAAATAGCTAATAAAGTAACACCAAGGATAACTCTTAAGTTTCTGGCGTGAGAATCACCCAGGTAGAGCATAGATATATTGGAAGTCAGACAGGTTATGTGGAATGAGGTCTAACTTTGGGATTCATTGAAATATGGACGATGTTTGAAATGTGAATGAGATTTCATAGGAAGAGAATGTACAGTAAGAAAACAGTAAAGCCACACTGAAACCTAGCACAACACCAAAAACACAGCAACTGGGAGAGGAGGAGATTGTCAGAAAATTGTGCTAAGAGATGAGtgaggaaagacaaagaaaatgacGCCAAGAGAGCAGAAAGTTCCAAGAAGGTGGGCATGGCCATCTGTCCTAAATGATATCAGATGAGATCTGAACAATGTCTGCTGGATTCAGCAGCAGGTGATGACTGGTGACAGTAAGAAAAGTGTTACAAAATTGCTGAGAGGAAAAGCATGTTTTAGGGATCAAAGAGTGAAAGAGGGGCGCAGATGGGGTCAGTGTCTGTAGAAACATTGTTGGAGAATCTTTGCTCTGGAGAAGATTAAGGAATCGGGTAGTTGAAAAAGAGTTTTGAGATGAAGAGAAGGCTTGATTAAGAAGGCaatagaatatttgaaatatttcgttatttgatattttttcaaaccacaaacttaaatattaatatatacctaCTTGTAACAAATAAAGCAGATGGTCACCCCACATCTATTTGTCTTTAGccttcactcactcacacagATATCTAACCAGTTTTAGCAGGACGGTATGAACCTTTTCCTGGGTTTGTGCAGATATGTACAAGAACATATACTCATATGGGGAAAATATTaagatttgctttgttttttcccGAAATGGAATCATACCATATACATGTGTTTCCAATTCCTTTGAATAATATGTCGCCtctacaaatgaataaatatgaagCTTTATTGTAGTTTGTTTATACTGATATGTAAATGTGTATTTGATTTTGTAAGCAGACTATCATATTCAATATAAATaagagggttttgttttttcacacagttttttcgttgttgttgttgtcacttCCTTTCCAGCCCTGACACATCTGTCCACAAAACTCTTACTTATAGCTTTTACAGGTTTGTTTACTACTGAGTGCTTATTATTTCACacttttcttcatctgcaaataatCTGTTCTACCTTTTATTTACTGTAACATGTTTATCTCTTTCCTGTAAGAAACCatgcagatatttaaaaataaaatataaagactttagtaacatatttatttttcctaaagagATGTCTATCCTCACCTACATTCATAGGTGGttcaaaacaaaattgaaaaaaaggacAGGCCATAtacctttaataaataaatatgtggagTTCAAATATCATAATACAGTTTAATTTATGTGAAGAATTTCAAAATACTATGCCTCTTCATGCTAACCAGTTTAACTAAAGaatatatagcagcttcccagagAGATCATTTCATCTGACTCAAGTGTTCTCCCCTGGAGTAGAATAAAATAGCTATGTTATAACCAAGAGTAACACTGAACTGCGCCTTAAAATGGGAAATGAATGGTTCTATTAGGGCCAAATGAATCTGCCAAAGGAATTGATGCAGAATGTGTTTTAGATTTAGAATTTGCATGCCATGCTAGTTTTTATCACTATTAATATGCTATTATGAAGCTGGAAACTTGATGTTTTAAAGTGCCTCCTGATAGTGAATTAGTCAACACATAAAATGCTTTTGAAGTAGCATCCCAATTTTCCAGTTGAAGTCTTTGCATCCCAAAGTGATTAAATGACTCTGATCAGGTATTTCAGTTGCTGTACTTCACCCCTCTGCAACTTTCTTCATATGGGTACATGTACTTTGGAGTATCTACTGTGTTCCTTGTTCTGAATTTGAAAGGTGTTTTGCACATGTGATCACAAATACATCTTATCACTACATGAGATAGTTATAATTTGCCTCCAGTTTAAAGCCAAAGAAACTAAGACTTAGGTAACCATTTTGCAAAAGGAGGTCATAGCTGCTATTTCGCAAAGCTGGAATTGTGAGCATCAGTCTGTGGGATGCCAACAGCTGGAACCTTTCTAGCAGGTCACGCTGCATCTTTCAGATTCAGGTCTATGGCCTGGCTCTGGAACTTGGTTCGATCTGCATTAAACCAAGTTTATATATGACCAATGACAAGTTTTAAGAACATTTGAAATATTAACAACTTATTGACCAGAGACTTATTAATACATCTTTAGTTACCTGAGCGATATTGATCAGAgtgtttcaatattcact includes the following:
- the LOC136168774 gene encoding large ribosomal subunit protein uL2-like codes for the protein MGRVIRGQRKGAGSVFRAHVKHRKGAARLRAVDFAERHGYIKGIVKDIIHDPGRGAPLAKVVFRDPYRFKKRTELFIAAEGVHTGQFVYCGKKAQLNIGNVLPVGTMPEGTIVCCLEEKPGDRGKLARASGNYATVISHNPETKKTRVKLPSGSKKVISSANRAVVGVVAGGGRIDKPILKAGRAYHKYKAKRNCWPRVRGVAMNPVEHPFGGGNHQHISSYIPC